In Streptomyces sp. NBC_00878, a single window of DNA contains:
- the mptB gene encoding polyprenol phosphomannose-dependent alpha 1,6 mannosyltransferase MptB: MLAKGFSVDLRRCQLLGLTGSVVLALGGETAGALPVRELPALTSGRAALGLVGAYFGVVLLIAAWGLLGRVIRGPEPPSPRALLVVLAVWATPLLLAPPLFSRDVYSYLAQGAMVDAHIDVYTHGPAMLGGPLADEVAPVWQRTATPYGPVFLAVSSALSGLTRGEVPAGLLGMRVVALLGVALMAAALPRLARHSGADPAAALWLGALNPLVLLHLVAGAHNDAIMLGLLGVGLVAALGRWPVLGAVLVTFAALVKVPAVLGLAAVVALQVRAGRGLVRSVATTAAAVLATTVAATAAAGTGYGWIGALKTPVSPENLSPTSVLGRATGALLQDLGSDLAPFALPAWHALGLAATGVTLLVIWLRTPRLSPVYALGLSLAAVAVLGPAIRPWYALWGLFLIAAAAPSASVRHRVAAVTGALALAVLPSGSPPDAEQLALAVSGGMLALVVLWQAHQTTTAPVLGRTA; encoded by the coding sequence GTGTTGGCCAAGGGTTTCTCCGTCGATCTGCGTCGCTGTCAGCTGCTGGGGCTCACGGGCTCGGTCGTACTCGCGCTGGGAGGCGAGACGGCCGGAGCCCTGCCCGTACGGGAGTTGCCGGCCCTCACGTCCGGGCGGGCGGCGCTCGGTCTTGTCGGCGCGTACTTCGGAGTGGTGCTGCTCATCGCCGCCTGGGGGCTGTTGGGGCGGGTGATACGAGGGCCCGAGCCGCCGAGTCCGCGCGCCCTGCTGGTCGTGCTCGCCGTGTGGGCCACGCCGTTGCTCCTCGCGCCGCCCCTGTTCAGCCGGGACGTCTACAGCTATCTCGCGCAGGGCGCGATGGTCGACGCGCACATCGACGTGTACACGCACGGCCCCGCCATGCTCGGCGGACCGCTCGCGGACGAGGTCGCGCCCGTGTGGCAGCGGACCGCGACCCCGTACGGACCCGTCTTCCTCGCCGTCTCCTCCGCGCTGTCCGGGCTGACCCGGGGCGAGGTGCCCGCCGGGCTGCTCGGCATGCGGGTCGTCGCGCTGCTCGGTGTGGCGCTGATGGCGGCCGCGCTGCCGAGGCTGGCCAGGCACAGCGGCGCCGATCCGGCCGCCGCCCTCTGGCTCGGCGCGCTCAACCCGCTCGTGCTGCTGCACCTCGTCGCCGGAGCGCACAACGACGCCATCATGCTCGGCCTGTTGGGAGTCGGTCTGGTGGCCGCGCTCGGGCGCTGGCCCGTCCTGGGCGCCGTGCTCGTCACGTTCGCCGCTCTCGTCAAGGTCCCCGCCGTACTCGGCCTCGCCGCCGTCGTGGCCCTCCAGGTGCGGGCCGGCCGTGGCCTCGTGAGGTCCGTCGCCACGACCGCGGCCGCCGTACTCGCCACCACCGTCGCGGCGACGGCCGCCGCCGGTACGGGCTACGGCTGGATCGGCGCCCTCAAGACACCCGTGTCGCCGGAGAACCTCTCGCCCACCAGCGTCCTCGGCCGTGCCACCGGTGCCCTTCTCCAGGACCTGGGCAGCGATCTGGCCCCCTTCGCCCTGCCCGCCTGGCACGCCCTCGGTCTCGCGGCCACCGGCGTCACCCTGCTGGTCATATGGCTGCGGACCCCCCGGCTCAGCCCCGTCTACGCGCTGGGCCTCAGCCTGGCGGCGGTGGCGGTGCTCGGTCCGGCCATCCGCCCCTGGTACGCGCTGTGGGGGCTGTTCCTCATAGCCGCGGCCGCGCCCAGCGCCTCCGTACGCCACCGGGTCGCCGCCGTGACGGGGGCCCTCGCGCTCGCGGTCCTGCCCAGCGGCAGTCCACCCGATGCCGAACAGCTCGCCCTGGCGGTGTCCGGCGGGATGCTCGCGCTGGTCGTGCTCTGGCAGGCCCACCAGACAACGACCGCA